The Medicago truncatula cultivar Jemalong A17 chromosome 4, MtrunA17r5.0-ANR, whole genome shotgun sequence genome includes a region encoding these proteins:
- the LOC11444136 gene encoding very-long-chain aldehyde decarbonylase CER1 translates to MASKAGILTNWPWKPLGSLKFVILSPWIAHSIYSFIWVERDPTYYLIFPYILVRMLHNQIWISISRYQTAKGKRRIVDKGLEFDQVDRETNWDDQILFTALMFYILYTIFPMAANLPWWRTDGVILTAILHAGPVEFLYYWLHRALHHHYLYSRYHSHHHSSIVTEPITAVTHPFAEMLAYFTLFLIPMLTTLFMKKSSVVALYGYIFYIDFMNNMGHCNFEFFPKKLFSYFPQLKYLTYTPSFHSLHHTKFRSNYSLFMPIYDHIYGTVDTSSDATYEACSKRQEESPDVVHLTHLTTLDSIFQLRLGLASLASNPQTSKWYLNLMWPFTMCSMLLTWISGSAFVLESNSFKDLKLQCWLIPRFKTQYFSKKQSIKINKLIEETIMMADLSGVKVISLGLLNQRQEFSAHCALYIERLQNLKIKVVDGSSLVVATVLNNIPNGTNQVLLRGKFNKVALAITNALCSKNVQVTVLYRDELKELERRVTVSNGSLALSQINTSKIWLVGDDWDEDEQMQASEGSLFIPFSHFPPKKMRKGCFYHYTPAMITPTALINLHSCENWLPRRVMSAWRIAGIIHALERWNVHECGDTVFDIEKVWEASIRHGFLPLKIPN, encoded by the exons ATGGCTTCCAAAGCGGGCATCCTTACAAACTGGCCTTGGAAACCTCTTGGGAGCTTGAAG TTCGTGATTCTAAGCCCGTGGATTGCTCATAGCATATACTCTTTTATATGGGTGGAACGAGACCCAACCTACTATCTCATATTCCCTTATATATTGGTCAGAATGCTACATAATCAGATATGGATTTCTATCTCACGCTACCAAACTGctaaaggaaaaagaagaattGTTGACAAAGGCCTGGAATTCGACCAAGTCGACAGAGAAACCAATTG GGATGATCAAATATTGTTCACTGCATTAATGTTTTATATACTTTACACGATATTTCCTATGGCTGCCAACTTACCATGGTGGAGAACAGATGGTGTGATTCTTACAGCTATCTTGCATGCTGGACCAGTGGAGTTCTTATACTATTGGCTACATAGAGCACTTCATCATCATTATCTATATTCTCGTTACCATTCTCACCATCATTCTTCAATTGTCACTGAACCTATCACTG CGGTGACACATCCATTTGCTGAGATGTTGGCATATTTCACACTTTTTCTTATACCAATGTTGACAACATTGTTCATGAAAAAATCGAGTGTGGTTGCATTGTATGGTTATATCTTTTACATCGATTTTATGAACAACATGGGTCATTGCAATTTTGAGTTCTTTCCTAAGAAACTCTTCTCCTACTTTCCCCAATTGAAGTATCTCACATACACACCATC GTTTCACTCGCTGCATCACACAAAATTTAGGTCAAATTACTCACTCTTCATGCCTATATATGACCACATTTATGGTACTGTGGATACATCCTCAGATGCTACATATGAAGCTTGTTCGAAGAGACAAGAGGAGTCACCAGATGTGGTGCACTTAACACATTTAACAACACTTGATTCCATCTTTCAACTACGTTTAGGGCTTGCTTCCTTAGCCTCCAACCCTCAAACATCGAAATGGTATCTCAATTTAATGTGGCCTTTTACAATGTGCTCTATGCTTTTGACTTGGATTAGTGGAAGTGCCTTTGTTTTAGAAAGTAACTCCTTCAAAGATCTCAAGCTGCAGTGTTGGCTTATACCAAGATTTAAAACACAA TATTtctcaaaaaaacaaagtatcaaaataaacaaattgattGAAGAGACAATAATGATGGCTGATTTAAGTGGAGTAAAGGTGATAAGTCTAGGACTTTTAAATCAG AGACAGGAGTTTAGTGCACACTGCGCACTTTATATTGAAAGGCTTCAAAATCTGAAGATTAAAGTTGTAGATGGTAGTAGCTTAGTTGTTGCTACTGTGCTTAACAACATTCCCAATGGGACCAATCAAGTGCTACTCAGGGGAAAGTTTAATAAGGTTGCTTTGGCCATTACTAATGCTTTATGCAGTAAAAATGTACAG GTGACTGTATTATATAGGGATGAGCTGAAAGAGCTTGAACGAAGGGTCACCGTGTCCAATGGAAGCTTGGCTCTATCACAAATCAATACTTCAAAG ATATGGTTAGTTGGAGATGATTGGGATGAAGATGAGCAAATGCAAGCATCAGAAGGATCATTGTTCAtacctttttctcattttcctCCAAAGAAAATGCGAAAAGGTTGCTTCTACCACTATACACCAGCAATGATAACTCCCACTGCACTTATAAACTTGCATTCCTGTGAG AATTGGCTTCCAAGAAGAGTCATGAGTGCTTGGCGTATTGCTGGAATAATTCATGCCTTAGAAAGATGGAATGTTCATGAGTGTGGTGACACTGTATTTGACATTGAGAAAGTATGGGAAGCAAGTATTCGCCATGGTTTCCTACCCCTTAAGATTCCAAACTAA